Proteins co-encoded in one Gopherus evgoodei ecotype Sinaloan lineage chromosome 4, rGopEvg1_v1.p, whole genome shotgun sequence genomic window:
- the LOC115650657 gene encoding LOW QUALITY PROTEIN: olfactory receptor 1019-like (The sequence of the model RefSeq protein was modified relative to this genomic sequence to represent the inferred CDS: inserted 2 bases in 1 codon; substituted 1 base at 1 genomic stop codon) produces MDRGNRSTMVHKFILVGFTDSPQLQVVLFMVFLMIYTVTLLGNLGMIVLIKIDPQLHTPMYFFLRHLSFCDLCYSSAIAPKMLLNFLREDKAISFAGCAXQSYVFGSFLDAECFLLAAMAYDRCVAICKPLLYNIIMLRRVCVSLVAGAYTIGLVDSLVHTYFILWLSFCSSNVINHFFCDVPALLALSCSDTWLNELLLFIPMSVVEISPTLLILVSYLYILLMIIXTRLAEGKQKDFSTCASHLLCITIFHGTLLFMYTQPSSSYSLDTDKMASMFYTVVIPMLNPLIYSLRNKEVKNTLGRVMSRNYFSSSLH; encoded by the exons ATGGATCGAGGAAACAGAAGCACCATGGTCCATAAGTTCATCCTCGTGGGATTCACGGACAGTCCACAGCTGCAGGTTGTCCTCTTCATGGTGTTCCTAATGATCTATACCGTCACCCTGCTGGGCAATCTTGGGATGATCGTGTTAATCAAGATTGACCCCcagcttcacacccccatgtactttttcctcagGCACTTGTCCTTCTGTGACCTCTGCTACTCTTCTGCCATTGCGCCAAAGATGTTGCTGAACTTCTTAAGAGAGGACAAGGCCATTTCCTTTGCTGGGTGTGC GCAGTCTTATGTGTTCGGTTCTTTCTTGGATGCGGAGTGCTTCCTCCTGGCCGCAATGGCCTATGACCGTTGTGTGGCCATCTGCAAGCCATTGCTTTACAATATCATCATGCTCAGGCGGGTATGTGTCAGCCTGGTAGCTGGGGCATACACGATAGGTTTGGTGGATTCGCTAGTTCATACCTATTTCATCTTGTGGTTGTCTTTCTGCAGCTCCAATGTCAtcaatcatttcttctgtgacgtTCCCGCACTGCTAGCACTTTCCTGCTCTGACACATGGCTCAACGAGCTCCTGCTCTTCATCCCTATGAGCGTGGTGGAGATTAGTCCCACTCTCTtgatcctggtctcctacctctACATCCTCCTCATGATCATATAGACCCGCTTGGCTGAGgggaaacaaaaagacttcagcaccTGCGCCTCCCACCTCCTGTGTATCACCATCTTCCATGGGACTCTTCTTTTTATGTACACCCAGCCCAGTTCTAGCTACTCCCTGGACACTGACAAAATGGCCTCCATGTTCTACACGGTGGTGATCCCCATGctgaaccccctcatctacagtcTGAGGAACAAGGAAGTGAAGAACACCCTGGGGAGAGTGATGTCGAGAAATTATTTTTCATCCTCTCTACATTAA